Genomic DNA from Buchnera aphidicola (Hyperomyzus lactucae):
AATATTATTTTAAGGTAAATATTAATTATGAAAATTCCAATTTATTTAGATTATGCAGCTACTACACCGGTAGAATTTCAAGTTGCGAAGAAAATGATGAATTATTTAACAATAGATGGAATATTTGGAAATTCTGCATCGCGTTCTCACAAATTTGGATGGGATGCAGAAGAAGTAGTTGATATAGCGCGTAATCAAATATCTGAACTAATTGGAGCAGATTCTCGAGAAATTGTTTTTACTTCTGGTGCCACTGAAGCTAATAATTTAGCTATAAAAGGAGTTGCTTCTTTTCACAAGAAGAAAGGTCAACACATTATTACTAGTAAAACAGAACATAAATCTGTTTTAGACACTTGTAGATTTCTTGAAAGTGAAGGATTTTCTTTAACTTATCTTACTCCGAAAAATAATGGTATTATTGATTTAAATGATTTAAAAAGAAATATCAAAAAAGACACTATACTTGTTTCTATCATGCATGTAAATAATGAAATTGGTATTATACAAGACATTGATAGTATTTCGAAAATTTGTCGAAATAATGGTGTCTTTTTTCATGTAGATGCGACTCAAAGTGTTGGGAAAATTCCTATCGATTTAAAAAAAATAATGATAGATTTAATGTCTTTTTCAGCTCATAAAGTTTATGGTCCAAAAGGTATTGGTGGTTTATATGTACGTCGCAAGCCACGTGTTCGCTTAT
This window encodes:
- a CDS encoding IscS subfamily cysteine desulfurase, encoding MKIPIYLDYAATTPVEFQVAKKMMNYLTIDGIFGNSASRSHKFGWDAEEVVDIARNQISELIGADSREIVFTSGATEANNLAIKGVASFHKKKGQHIITSKTEHKSVLDTCRFLESEGFSLTYLTPKNNGIIDLNDLKRNIKKDTILVSIMHVNNEIGIIQDIDSISKICRNNGVFFHVDATQSVGKIPIDLKKIMIDLMSFSAHKVYGPKGIGGLYVRRKPRVRLLASIHGGGHERGMRSGTLPVHQVVGMGEAFNLAKRKIHDDFIRLTKLRNCLWNGIKSIEEVYLNSDLKQGVPHILNVSFNYIEGESLIMALKDLAISSGSACTSASLEPSYVLKALGIKDELAHSSIRFSIGRFTTEKEINHAIELIHKSIHKLRELSPLWEMFKSGIDLNSIEWDHN